A section of the Triticum dicoccoides isolate Atlit2015 ecotype Zavitan chromosome 7A, WEW_v2.0, whole genome shotgun sequence genome encodes:
- the LOC119328045 gene encoding phenolic glucoside malonyltransferase 1-like: MARVLRTSVVAPSPSPGGAALPERSLPLNHMDAMWLHTSPVERVFLFHRADQHDDAMDVLLSNLQDSLSEALRSFYPLAGRLRITPDTPNRHELHYQPGDGVSFTVAEYDHVGVDELATDEPTELARIAPLMPRLPEGGAVLALQVTLLRRGGLAVGVTVHHAACDGACSTHFLHTWAWAAASRGATIAPELPVIGRTFIRDRDDLYDAFAAPRPYRDRVGKLLRSPDAVVDKLLATFVLSEDLLRRIKDTVAREAARRGVSPLPPPPTSTVATYGFIWHCYYRSKESSAGGGNDDRAYAVFAADHRARLDPPVPATYLGNCLGLCFATAGKKEITAAGAGGLLAACSAVAAAIDEATRPRGGDGGRGSWDACLERVVEAYGAGVPLTLAGSPRFRVYDVDFGFGRPAKVDIVSVARTGAMSVAEGRGGAGGTEVGISLPPDGMHRFRRCFADAVACLSSTSPVKLAGADTPT; the protein is encoded by the exons ATGGCTCGCGTCCTCCGCACTTCCGTCGTGGCGCCCTCGCCGTCGCCCGGCGGCGCGGCGCTTCCCGAGCGCTCTCTCCCGCTCAACCACATGGACGCCATGTGGCTCCACACCTCCCCCGTAGAGCGGGTCTTCCTCTTCCACCGCGCGGATCAGCACGACGACGCCATGGACGTCCTCCTCTCCAACCTCCAGGACTCGTTGTCGGAGGCGCTCCGCTCCTTCTACCCGCTCGCCGGCCGCCTCCGCATCACCCCCGACACGCCCAACCGGCACGAGCTCCACTACCAGCCAGGCGACGGCGTCAGCTTCACCGTGGCGGAGTACGATCACGTTGGCGTGGACGAGCTCGCCACGGACGAGCCGACGGAGCTTGCCAGGATCGCCCCGCTGATGCCGCGGCTGCCGGAGGGCGGCGCGGTGCTGGCTCTGCAGGTCACCCTGCTGCGCCGTGGCGGCCTGGCCGTTGGCGTGACGGTCCACCACGCCGCCTGCGACGGCGCGTGCTCCACGCACTTCCTCCACACTTGGGCGTGGGCGGCAGCGTCCCGTGGCGCCACCATCGCGCCGGAGCTCCCCGTCATCGGCCGCACCTTCATCCGCGAccgcgacgacctctacgacgcctTCGCCGCACCCAGGCCGTACAGGGACCGCGTCGGGAAGCTCCTCAGGTCGCCGGACGCCGTCGTGGACAAGCTCCTCGCCACGTTCGTGCTGTCCGAGGACCTCCTGCGCCGCATCAAGGACACGGTCGCCCGCGAGGCGGCGCGCCGCGGCGTGtcgccgctgccgcctcctcccACGTCCACCGTAGCAACGTACGGCTTCATCTGGCACTGCTACTACCGCTCAAaagaaagcagcgccggcgggggtAACGACGACCGCGCCTACGCCGTGTTCGCGGCAGACCACCGCGCGCGGCTGGACCCGCCCGTCCCCGCCACGTACCTCGGCAACTGCCTGGGCCTCTGCTTCGCCACGGCAGGCAAGAAGGAGATCACCGCCGCCGGCGCGGGAGGCCTCTTAGCGGCATGCTCGGCGGTGGCCGCGGCCATCGACGAGGCGACGCGCccgcgcggcggcgacggcgggcgggGCAGCTGGGACGCGTGCCTGGAGCGCGTCGTGGAGGCGTACGGCGCCGGGGTCCCGCTGACGCTGGCGGGGTCGCCCAGGTTCCGGGTGTACGACGTGGACTTCGGGTTCGGGAGGCCCGCCAAGGTGGACATCGTGTCCGTGGCGAGGACCGGCGCGATGTCGGTGGCGGAAggccgcggcggcgccggcgggacgGAGGTGGGCATCTCGCTCCCGCCGGACGGCATGCACAGGTTCCGGAGGTGCTTCGCCGACGCCGTCGCGTGCCTCTCGTCGACGTCGCCCGTGAAGCTGGCTGGCGCAG ATACTCCTACATAA